One window of Trifolium pratense cultivar HEN17-A07 linkage group LG5, ARS_RC_1.1, whole genome shotgun sequence genomic DNA carries:
- the LOC123886897 gene encoding probable receptor-like protein kinase At5g61350: MEKKNKDVNMKSSYNFFVLFIFFFFPSRSISVTDHNSFTPLVNYLIDCGSPVKTLLNDGRNFKSDRETTSLLSTTEDIVISVDSINITNIFPPSSLPLCQTARVFTEESIYTFYISKIGRIWIRLYFFPFSNPTYNLTNSIFSVHTDHFVLLHEFSPTNNNSVFFKEYLVNVLDARFSLKFKPKKDSLAFINAIEIVSAPDTLISDSATQVFPLGEFKGLMKSALQVSYRINVGGPTITPEVDTLSRTWETDGSYNIFPQGSMSVSVSNKSIKYSQENGVNLTPLIAPNSVYATCVQMKDTEVMQPKFNLSWMVNVEESYSYLIRMHFCDIVSTSLDQLYFNVYINGIEGVEALDLSSQTKALSTAFYMDFVIDSSNITNGSILIQVGPPNLQLSTTNAILNGIEVMKMSNSANSLDGFFSVDGEYIGPNVTSKVMKIIAIVGLALAVIAFLLLAIMYIRWLRRPLDWEESRSLSSWILPLHSRRKKSCNTNLNTSDSPKSKNGGGHFVHYSPRGQEKFFHFAELQRATNNFDDKRVIGEGGFGKVYLGILEDGTNVAIKRGSGGSGQGMNEFITELSMLSKMRHRHLVSLIGYCDENSEMVLIYDYMSNGPFRSHLYGSNFSPLSWQKRLEICIGAARGLHYLHTGASQSIIHRDVKTTNILLDENYVAKVSDFGLSKAIQDKSQVSTAVKGSFGYLDPEYFRSQQLTQKSDIYSFGVVLFEVLCARPVVCPTLPMEQANLADWVLQQYRIGNLHKMIDKNIVDTINHESYKIFSQIGVKCLADHGVDRPSMGDVLWHLEHALQLQIASSHVDIPLIDQSTNEYERNDDHLHGVTSDESANSSSILFSQMVNFQGR, encoded by the exons ATTGTAATTTCAGTAGATTCAATAAACATAACAAATATATTTCCTCCTTCGTCATTGCCTTTATGTCAAACTGCTAGAGTCTTCACAGAAGAATCTATATACACTTTCTACATCTCCAAAATCGGTCGAATTTGGATTCGTCTTTATTTCTTCCCTTTTTCTAACCCTACATACAATCTAACAAATTCTATTTTCTCTGTTCATACTGATCATTTTGTTctcttgcatgaattctctcCTACTAATAACAATTCAGTTTTTTTCAAAGAATATCTTGTTAATGTTCTTGATGCTAGATTTTCACTCAAGTTCAAACCAAAGAAAGATTCATTAGCATTCATCAATGCAATTGAAATTGTTTCAGCTCCTGATACACTTATATCAGATTCAGCAACTCAAGTTTTTCCACTTGGAGAATTCAAAGGTTTGATGAAATCAGCTTTGCAAGTATCTTATAGAATAAATGTCGGCGGCCCTACCATAACTCCTGAGGTTGACACATTGTCAAGAACATGGGAGACTGATGGTTCATATAACATTTTTCCACAAGGCTCTATGAGTGTTTCTGTCTCAAATAAAAGCATAAAGTATTCACAAGAAAATGGTGTTAATCTTACACCATTGATTGCTCCAAATTCAGTTTATGCAACATGTGTACAAATGAAAGACACTGAAGTTATGCAACCAAAGTTCAATCTTAGTTGGATGGTGAATGTTGAAGAAAGCTACTCTTATTTGATAAGAATGCATTTTTGTGACATTGTTAGCACAAGTCTTGATCAATTGTATTTCAATGTATACATCAATGGGATTGAAGGTGTGGAAGCTTTGGACCTTTCATCTCAAACCAAAGCTCTATCGACCGCGTTTTACATGGATTTTGTGATTGATTCATCTAATATCACAAATGGTTCTATCTTGATTCAAGTAGGGCCACCTAATCTTCAACTAAGTACAACCAATGCAATTTTGAATGGAATTGAGGTGATGAAAATGAGCAATAGTGCTAATAGTTTGGATGGTTTTTTCTCTGTTGATGGAGAATACATAGGACCAAATGTAACATCCAAGGTAATGAAAATTATTGCTATTGTTGGCTTGGCATTGGCTGTGATAGCATTTTTGTTACTAGCAATAATGTATATTAGGTGGTTAAGGAGACCTCTAGATTGGGAAGAAAGTAGAAGTTTATCTTCATggattcttcctcttcattcgAGACGTAAGAAAAGTTGCAACACAAATTTAAACACATCTGATTCACCTAAGAGTAAGAATGGTGGTGGTCATTTTGTTCATTACTCTCCAAGAGGGCAAGAAAAGTTCTTCCATTTTGCCGAATTACAACGAGCTACAAATAACTTTGATGATAAAAGAGTTATTGGTGAAGGAGGATTTGGTAAAGTGTACCTTGGAATATTGGAAGATGGAACAAATGTTGCTATAAAAAGAGGAAGTGGTGGTTCAGGACAAGGGATGAATGAGTTTATAACAGAACTAAGCATGCTTTCTAAGATGCGACATCGCCATTTAGTTTCACTAATAGGTTACTGTGATGAAAACTCAGAAATGGTTCTTATATATGATTACATGTCTAATGGCCCTTTTCGTTCGCACCTTTATGGCTCTAACTTCTCTCCTTTGTCTTGGCAAAAAAGGCTTGAGATATGCATCGGTGCTGCTCGCGGTTTGCATTATCTCCATACAG GTGCATCTCAAAGTATAATACACCGCGATGTGAAGACAACAAATATACTCTTGGATGAGAATTATGTAGCCAAGGTTTCAGATTTTGGTTTATCAAAAGCTATCCAAGATAAATCTCAAGTGAGCACTGCAGTTAAGGGTAGTTTTGGATATCTTGATCCTGAATATTTCAGAAGCCAACAACTAACTCAAAAATCTGATATATACTCATTTGGTGTAGTCCTATTTGAGGTATTGTGTGCTAGGCCAGTTGTGTGTCCTACATTACCTATGGAACAAGCTAACTTAGCTGATTGGGTGTTGCAACAATATAGAATAGGGAATCTTCACAAGATGattgataaaaatatagttGATACTATAAATCATGAATCATACAAGATTTTTTCACAAATTGGTGTGAAATGTTTAGCAGATCATGGTGTTGATAGGCCTAGTATGGGTGATGTGTTGTGGCATTTGGAACATGCTTTGCAACTACAAATAGCTTCATCACATGTTGATATTCCACTTATAGATCAAAGTACAAATGAATATGAAAGAAATGATGATCACTTACATGGTGTCACAAGTGATGAGTCTGCAAATTCTagttcaattttgttttctcaaatgGTCAATTTTCAAGGAAGGTGA